A single window of Undibacterium sp. 5I1 DNA harbors:
- a CDS encoding flagellar basal body-associated FliL family protein: MANSDAKKALLTSKLDFEPMHGGIIKSSEFGDNILDEWGFSPDSVVVDSKPAPDKVNKSTQPVPPANSPLQPSPSLVSSDATTKSKRSVASISLGESAARASATQKKVPLSPTRKTAVVRKKDQFTQYAASIILLGFIVISVAIYFYVNRAPKNNAEISYATLPEAVVNINGQVTRMQVTIQVGADDQGWLQENTKSLNDIFKVAISNTNPDDLRTPEGFLTLQNNLKQELNKAMNSDKVQAVLLTELLLQDKS; encoded by the coding sequence ATGGCGAATAGTGATGCAAAGAAAGCACTGCTGACTTCTAAGCTCGATTTTGAACCCATGCATGGCGGAATAATTAAGTCATCCGAATTTGGCGATAACATTCTTGACGAATGGGGCTTTAGTCCCGATTCAGTTGTGGTTGACAGCAAGCCCGCGCCAGACAAAGTTAATAAGTCAACGCAACCAGTACCGCCTGCAAATTCACCATTACAACCCTCGCCATCTTTGGTCAGCTCCGACGCTACCACTAAGTCTAAACGGTCGGTTGCGTCTATCTCACTTGGAGAGTCTGCGGCAAGAGCCTCGGCCACCCAAAAAAAAGTACCGCTATCACCAACAAGAAAAACAGCCGTAGTCAGAAAAAAAGATCAATTTACCCAGTACGCTGCCAGCATTATTTTGTTGGGATTTATCGTCATTTCAGTGGCGATCTATTTCTATGTGAATCGCGCTCCAAAAAATAATGCCGAAATCAGTTATGCGACGCTGCCCGAAGCTGTCGTCAATATTAACGGTCAAGTGACCAGAATGCAGGTCACTATACAAGTTGGTGCGGACGATCAAGGCTGGTTGCAAGAAAATACGAAAAGTCTCAACGACATATTTAAAGTGGCAATCTCCAACACCAATCCTGACGATTTGCGCACGCCTGAGGGTTTTCTGACACTGCAAAATAATCTTAAGCAAGAACTGAATAAGGCGATGAATTCCGATAAGGTACAGGCAGTTTTATTGACAGAACTACTGCTGCAAGATAAATCTTAA
- a CDS encoding S46 family peptidase, with the protein MVSLTIQTARADEGQWQPYQLPQLKAELKRIGIAIPAEQLANLSKLPMSAMVALPGCSASFVSDAGLIVTNHHCAYGAVQRNSSATRNLIADGFLAKTRAEELPAGPSERIYVTDKVETVTDKVTGNLSPNLSGLERNKQIQNRIKGLIAECEQDKAYRCSVPSFHRGLEYYRIRQLMIRDVRLVYAPSDKIGNFGGDVDNFEWPRHTGDFSFMRAYVGKDGRPADPSPDNIPYHSKDFLKVSAEGLKNGDPILLAGYPGRTSRYKLPTEIRSARDTSYPRRVAENQADLATIALATKDDPESTVRYASVVKSINNGMKKTEGLIDGFARKDIAAIKDVQESEFRQWFATHGDTNDKNLLAELDKVIADDITLGEQEFAMSVALHSDMFRSARSLYRLAQERKKSDAEREPGFQERDIPFLKGRLSGLERSFVSSVDQARWQAALQRYAQMPADTHPQGLDALLPAVDAIAPLYAQTKLTTTAQRLAWLDKDVDSMTQSDDAFLRLASKVYQLGQTMENRRKEIDGNLERIIPRYMQAFINWKKSQGKPVYPDANSTLRVTFGTVAPYSPRDGISKGPFTTVEGIVEKNTGKEPFNVPPAEQEAIKAKRYGVFRDPVLGTVPVNFLSSADTTGGNSGSAVMNKHGDLIGLNFDSTYESITKDWYFDSAITRAIHVDIRYMLWVMKEIDHADNLLQEMTIKYPSHQK; encoded by the coding sequence ATAGTCAGTCTAACGATTCAAACTGCCCGCGCTGACGAAGGACAATGGCAACCCTATCAGTTACCGCAATTAAAAGCAGAGCTAAAGCGCATCGGTATCGCCATCCCTGCCGAGCAGTTGGCAAACTTAAGTAAGTTGCCGATGAGTGCCATGGTGGCGCTGCCTGGTTGCTCTGCCTCGTTTGTGTCTGATGCAGGTTTGATCGTGACCAATCATCACTGTGCTTACGGTGCCGTACAGCGTAATTCAAGTGCGACACGCAATTTGATCGCCGATGGTTTTTTAGCGAAAACCCGTGCTGAAGAATTGCCCGCGGGTCCTAGCGAGCGTATCTACGTCACCGACAAAGTCGAGACCGTCACCGATAAAGTAACAGGTAATTTAAGTCCAAATTTATCAGGTCTGGAACGCAATAAACAAATCCAAAATCGAATCAAAGGATTAATTGCCGAATGTGAGCAAGACAAAGCCTACCGTTGCTCGGTGCCTAGTTTTCATCGTGGTCTGGAGTATTACCGGATACGCCAATTGATGATACGTGATGTCCGTCTAGTGTATGCACCCTCCGATAAAATCGGCAATTTTGGTGGCGACGTCGATAATTTTGAATGGCCACGTCACACGGGCGATTTCTCGTTTATGCGTGCCTACGTCGGTAAGGATGGTCGTCCCGCAGACCCTTCCCCAGACAATATTCCTTACCATTCCAAAGACTTCTTAAAAGTCTCTGCAGAGGGATTAAAAAACGGTGATCCGATTCTGTTGGCGGGATATCCTGGTCGCACTAGTCGCTACAAATTACCGACAGAAATCCGTTCAGCGCGCGACACTAGTTATCCCCGTCGTGTCGCTGAAAACCAGGCTGACCTGGCGACAATCGCGCTAGCGACGAAAGACGATCCAGAGTCAACAGTACGCTATGCCAGTGTGGTCAAGAGCATCAACAATGGTATGAAAAAAACCGAAGGACTGATCGACGGTTTTGCGCGTAAAGATATTGCCGCAATCAAAGATGTGCAGGAGTCGGAATTCCGGCAATGGTTTGCCACTCACGGCGATACGAATGATAAAAATTTGCTGGCGGAGTTGGATAAAGTGATTGCTGATGACATCACTTTAGGTGAGCAAGAGTTTGCGATGTCTGTTGCGTTGCACAGCGATATGTTCCGCAGTGCACGCAGCTTGTATCGTTTGGCACAGGAGCGCAAAAAGTCAGATGCCGAGCGCGAGCCGGGTTTCCAGGAACGTGATATTCCATTCCTCAAAGGGCGCCTCTCCGGTTTGGAACGGTCCTTTGTCAGCAGCGTCGATCAGGCTCGTTGGCAAGCCGCATTGCAGCGTTATGCGCAAATGCCGGCAGATACCCATCCGCAAGGTTTAGACGCGCTGCTACCAGCGGTTGACGCCATTGCACCGTTATACGCTCAGACTAAACTGACGACGACTGCACAGCGTTTGGCGTGGTTAGATAAAGATGTCGACAGCATGACACAGTCGGATGATGCTTTTTTACGCTTAGCCAGCAAGGTCTATCAGCTTGGCCAGACGATGGAAAACCGTCGTAAAGAAATCGACGGCAATTTAGAGCGCATCATCCCGCGTTATATGCAGGCGTTTATCAATTGGAAAAAGTCACAAGGTAAACCGGTGTATCCAGATGCCAACTCCACCTTACGCGTGACTTTTGGTACTGTTGCACCTTACTCTCCAAGGGATGGCATCAGCAAAGGTCCGTTTACCACCGTGGAAGGTATCGTAGAAAAGAACACAGGCAAAGAGCCATTTAATGTGCCACCTGCTGAGCAGGAGGCGATCAAGGCAAAGCGTTATGGCGTCTTCCGCGATCCAGTTTTAGGTACTGTGCCGGTTAACTTCCTGTCCAGTGCAGATACCACCGGCGGCAATTCTGGCTCCGCTGTGATGAACAAACATGGTGATTTGATCGGATTAAATTTTGATTCGACTTACGAATCTATCACCAAAGACTGGTACTTCGATAGCGCAATCACGCGTGCTATCCATGTGGATATTCGTTACATGCTGTGGGTGATGAAAGAGATTGATCATGCAGACAATCTTTTGCAAGAAATGACGATCAAGTATCCATCGCATCAAAAATAA
- a CDS encoding cytochrome c has product MKRIFLAILVVLAAGTSALFAYGYFLGDTVVIRSEQPASSASTTTVYVASQITKGEYLARAANCMGCHTTRGGFAYAGGRVISSEFGDFVSPNLTPDVATGIGSWNADQFWNALHNGRSKDDRLLYPAFPFTSYTQMTREDADAMFAYFKSIPAIKRENQAHTLRFPYDQRPLLAFWRALYFRPGEYQSDSKQSVDWNRGAYLVKGLAHCGACHTSRNALGASDGANELGGAIMPISRWYAPSLVAQDEAALSTWSSNDISTLLRTGVSEKAHASGPMAEVVSNSLQYLSDGDIHAMTSYLRSLPGKAAPNADVLDRAIATRGESKEEMARIMLEGGSIYKNHCIDCHGAEGKGAGSVYPALKANPAVLMSNAGNPIRIILSGGFPATTAGNPRPYGMPPFAPTLTDGEVALVLSYIRNAWGNQAGVVSASEVNRYRTAPLD; this is encoded by the coding sequence ATGAAGCGTATTTTCTTGGCTATCTTAGTGGTATTGGCGGCGGGTACTTCTGCTTTATTTGCGTATGGTTATTTTTTAGGCGATACCGTTGTTATACGTTCGGAACAGCCTGCGTCATCTGCATCAACAACGACTGTCTATGTCGCATCACAGATTACTAAAGGTGAATATCTCGCGCGCGCGGCCAATTGCATGGGCTGCCACACCACGCGAGGCGGATTTGCCTACGCTGGCGGTCGAGTGATTTCTTCTGAGTTTGGTGATTTTGTGTCGCCTAACTTAACCCCAGACGTTGCTACCGGTATCGGTAGCTGGAATGCCGATCAGTTTTGGAATGCATTGCATAACGGCAGATCCAAAGATGATCGCCTGCTTTATCCAGCGTTTCCTTTCACCAGTTACACCCAGATGACGCGTGAAGATGCTGATGCAATGTTTGCTTACTTCAAATCAATTCCAGCGATTAAGCGCGAGAATCAGGCACATACTTTGCGTTTTCCGTACGATCAACGGCCGTTGCTGGCGTTCTGGCGTGCATTGTATTTTCGCCCTGGCGAATATCAGAGCGATAGCAAACAAAGTGTCGACTGGAATCGCGGCGCTTATCTGGTAAAAGGCCTCGCGCATTGTGGCGCATGCCATACCAGTCGCAATGCACTTGGTGCTAGCGATGGTGCAAATGAATTAGGTGGGGCAATAATGCCAATCAGTCGCTGGTATGCACCCTCGTTAGTTGCGCAGGATGAAGCTGCGTTAAGCACTTGGTCGAGTAACGACATCAGCACCTTGTTACGCACTGGTGTATCAGAAAAAGCCCATGCATCAGGGCCAATGGCGGAAGTCGTTTCGAATAGTTTGCAATATCTTAGCGACGGCGATATTCATGCGATGACCAGCTATTTACGATCATTGCCTGGCAAGGCTGCGCCCAACGCAGATGTTTTGGATCGCGCTATTGCTACCCGAGGCGAAAGCAAAGAAGAGATGGCGCGCATCATGCTCGAAGGCGGCAGCATTTATAAAAATCACTGTATCGATTGTCATGGTGCGGAAGGCAAAGGGGCAGGTTCGGTTTATCCTGCACTAAAAGCTAATCCAGCAGTTTTAATGTCGAACGCTGGTAATCCTATCCGTATCATCTTGTCAGGCGGCTTCCCTGCAACAACTGCAGGCAATCCAAGGCCGTACGGCATGCCTCCATTTGCGCCGACCTTGACCGATGGCGAGGTCGCGTTGGTGTTGTCCTACATACGCAACGCATGGGGCAATCAGGCGGGCGTTGTCAGTGCTTCAGAAGTTAATCGTTACCGGACAGCACCGTTGGATTAA
- a CDS encoding SDR family oxidoreductase, producing the protein MDLQLSGLHAIVTGGSAGIGAAIVHALASEGCTVSFCARGQAQIDRSLRLVEQLPGTVRGYVVDVTKIDDFKTWMAEIGNVDIFIPNVSAISMDWAASIKTDIQATVNTTEAVIPYLQKSSHAAITYIGSKAGSLEAPTSAPYGAAKAAMVHYMKSLATRLLPTIRVNTVSPGDTLFDGGLWDRVSREEPEAFEKVVKRNPMRRLATAEEIARVVAFISSPAASFVAGANWYVDGGSVNHVQF; encoded by the coding sequence TTGGATCTTCAGCTATCAGGTCTTCATGCCATTGTAACCGGTGGATCTGCCGGAATAGGCGCGGCGATTGTCCATGCTCTGGCGAGTGAAGGTTGCACGGTTTCTTTTTGCGCCAGAGGTCAGGCGCAGATTGACAGATCACTTCGTTTAGTTGAGCAACTTCCCGGAACTGTTCGTGGCTACGTTGTTGATGTGACTAAGATCGACGATTTTAAAACGTGGATGGCTGAGATCGGTAATGTTGATATTTTCATTCCGAACGTGAGCGCGATCAGTATGGATTGGGCCGCTAGTATCAAAACAGATATTCAGGCGACGGTCAACACAACAGAGGCAGTCATTCCATATCTGCAAAAATCTTCTCATGCTGCAATCACATACATTGGCTCTAAAGCAGGCTCGCTGGAGGCACCGACCTCTGCACCTTATGGAGCAGCAAAAGCGGCAATGGTGCATTACATGAAATCCCTAGCCACGCGTTTGCTGCCGACAATTCGGGTGAATACAGTCTCTCCCGGGGACACCTTATTTGACGGTGGATTATGGGATCGCGTAAGTCGAGAAGAACCTGAGGCTTTCGAAAAAGTTGTTAAACGCAACCCCATGCGGCGCCTAGCTACAGCAGAAGAGATTGCGCGAGTTGTCGCTTTTATTTCCAGTCCCGCAGCAAGTTTTGTCGCAGGTGCAAATTGGTATGTTGATGGAGGTTCAGTCAATCATGTGCAGTTTTAA
- a CDS encoding MutS-related protein has protein sequence MSTSSLQFSWKNFIRWIRFLVLPEPDSLDHSFSVKQIGQLHSVTLNPDAHTIDEQTWKDLLVQQYATLLSKEVSIFGQQILYQRLRTGLGDKQCAKLTERLQTLMQDPVVLDELHHVFQNLRKADAEIASLLFSDSNQISLPVWHRYIWTVAATFFVSLGATLLHPFAWITASLSLLGLFAIQIHYHSAMHLWNHSMRSLNQLLGVCSVLGKRTEIDLKEFADNSVRAGRINRKLTRLPSIDAIIPGTRAYIDWLMIANVRHYFKSVLHVYANIDFLRDCYLRVSNLEADIALARHLLDQKITCWAERHQYKQLAFTEAVHPLLHQARPLSIGLESKGAFISGENGIGKSTLLRTIGLNLIVARAFGFCYAKTASVSTRPVYASMQNEDSLMGGESLYIAELRRAKELLTAANGMHQGIYIIDEIFRGTNHSESVSAAAAVLKTLAQKGLVIVSSHNLVLAPLLEKWLNSLYVTATDDNAQNLILRPGILAHTNGIALLSSHGFGEQIEDNAGKVFNWLNSYLARPTDDCSHVLEM, from the coding sequence ATGTCCACATCATCACTGCAATTTTCCTGGAAAAATTTTATCCGCTGGATTCGTTTTTTAGTTTTACCCGAGCCAGACTCACTTGATCATTCATTTTCTGTAAAGCAGATCGGGCAATTACATAGCGTCACACTAAATCCCGACGCACATACGATTGATGAGCAAACTTGGAAAGATTTATTGGTACAGCAATACGCAACACTATTATCAAAAGAAGTCAGTATTTTTGGACAACAGATACTGTATCAACGCTTGCGTACTGGGCTCGGCGATAAGCAATGTGCAAAGCTGACTGAGCGACTGCAAACACTGATGCAAGACCCGGTTGTGCTGGACGAGCTACATCATGTTTTCCAAAACCTGCGCAAAGCCGACGCTGAAATTGCGAGCTTATTATTTAGCGATTCAAATCAGATCAGCTTACCTGTCTGGCATCGCTATATATGGACGGTGGCTGCGACATTTTTTGTATCGCTCGGTGCAACATTGCTGCATCCATTCGCCTGGATAACTGCGTCACTCTCGCTGCTAGGACTGTTTGCCATACAGATTCATTATCATTCGGCGATGCATCTTTGGAATCACTCCATGCGCTCACTCAATCAGTTATTGGGCGTATGCAGTGTGCTTGGGAAACGTACAGAAATAGATCTGAAAGAGTTTGCAGACAATAGTGTCCGTGCCGGAAGAATCAACCGGAAATTAACACGACTGCCCAGTATTGATGCCATCATCCCCGGCACCAGAGCGTATATCGACTGGTTAATGATAGCGAATGTCAGGCATTATTTTAAGAGTGTATTGCACGTCTATGCCAACATCGATTTTCTACGCGACTGTTATTTACGTGTATCGAATTTAGAAGCGGATATCGCTTTAGCACGTCATCTGCTAGATCAAAAAATTACTTGCTGGGCAGAGCGCCATCAATATAAGCAGCTTGCATTTACGGAGGCAGTACATCCACTGCTACATCAGGCGCGACCGCTATCAATTGGGCTGGAGTCTAAGGGTGCATTTATTTCCGGCGAAAATGGCATTGGTAAAAGTACCCTGCTACGCACCATAGGACTAAATCTGATCGTCGCCCGTGCATTTGGATTTTGTTATGCCAAGACCGCCAGCGTATCAACACGTCCAGTCTATGCAAGTATGCAAAATGAAGATTCTTTAATGGGTGGCGAGAGTCTGTACATCGCAGAACTGCGACGTGCCAAAGAATTACTTACCGCAGCCAATGGGATGCATCAGGGTATTTACATCATCGATGAAATTTTCCGCGGGACCAACCATAGCGAATCAGTTTCTGCCGCAGCAGCGGTATTAAAAACACTAGCACAAAAAGGTCTGGTGATCGTCTCATCACATAATCTGGTACTCGCGCCACTGCTAGAAAAATGGCTCAATTCGCTTTACGTAACAGCAACCGATGACAACGCACAGAACTTAATATTACGCCCTGGCATACTGGCACATACCAACGGTATCGCCTTACTGTCATCGCACGGTTTTGGCGAGCAAATTGAAGATAACGCAGGCAAAGTATTTAACTGGTTAAACAGCTATCTTGCGCGACCAACCGATGACTGCAGCCATGTGCTTGAAATGTAA
- a CDS encoding NAD-dependent dehydratase — protein sequence MTRLIVLGASGLVGQQILVQALANDSISHIIAPTRRPLADVQRRHAKLENPIIDFDQLPADALWWKADAVLCALGTTMRQAGSQAAFYRVDHDYVVDAAKYAFAASTTCFVLNSSMGAKLNASSFYLCVKAETERDLAGLGFISLTLVRPSLLDGGERPEKRWGESFAISFSKLLGPLVPKRLRPVTTSKVAATMISAALKATPGVIVIESEQCHLL from the coding sequence ATGACCCGCCTCATCGTACTCGGCGCCAGTGGTTTGGTAGGGCAACAAATTTTGGTGCAAGCGCTGGCTAATGACAGCATCAGTCATATCATCGCGCCCACCCGACGCCCGCTAGCAGATGTCCAACGTCGCCACGCTAAGCTAGAAAATCCGATTATCGATTTTGATCAGCTACCAGCTGATGCCCTATGGTGGAAAGCAGATGCCGTTCTCTGCGCGCTTGGCACCACCATGCGCCAGGCTGGGTCACAAGCTGCGTTTTATCGGGTAGATCATGATTATGTGGTGGATGCAGCGAAATATGCATTTGCTGCCAGTACCACCTGCTTTGTACTCAACTCATCCATGGGCGCCAAACTCAATGCCAGTTCATTTTATCTATGCGTCAAAGCAGAAACCGAACGTGATCTGGCGGGATTGGGATTTATATCTCTGACGCTAGTCCGTCCCTCGCTATTGGACGGTGGCGAACGCCCAGAAAAACGATGGGGGGAATCGTTTGCAATCAGTTTCAGTAAATTATTAGGACCACTCGTCCCAAAACGTCTACGCCCGGTCACCACGAGCAAAGTAGCAGCAACCATGATTAGTGCGGCCTTAAAAGCCACGCCCGGCGTAATAGTGATTGAATCAGAACAGTGTCATTTGCTGTAA
- a CDS encoding oleate hydratase, with translation MKSNACHISMKAARKQRKSSTHQLTRKIMNSTHKAYLIGGGIGSLSAAAFMIRDGGVSGKQITIFEAMPLLGGSLDGAGNPEHGYTLRGGRMLTTDNYECTWDLFNSIPSLSNLAQSVFDETVAFNLKNMPHSMARLVDKNRFKVDVTSMGFSMQDRMELLKLSEADEASLGNSAITDWLSPTFFETKFWFMWATTFAFQPWHSAVEFKRYLHRFMMEFSRIETLAGVKRTVYNQFDSLVRPLLSWLQTQGVNFVTNCTVTDMDLVTQNDKIVVTALHCHRDGKDEVVPVVDGDIVFFQNASMTDASTYGSMSAAPVKLTKHDSKGWRLWEKIAVNRPEFGNPAAFNSSIPESYWASFTVTLKDSIFFDKMEQFTGNRAGTGGLVTFKDSNWFMSVVLAHQPHFADQPEGVQVFWGYALHPDRVGNFVAKPMAECSGAEILQELCGHLNFDQASFANANCIPCRMPYITSMFMPRTKIDRPLPVPANSKNLAFVSQFVEIADDVVFTVEYSVRAAQMAVYELLKIDREVPSIHHHDESIKVKFDALIKAFK, from the coding sequence ATGAAAAGTAACGCGTGCCATATCAGCATGAAAGCTGCACGAAAGCAGCGCAAATCATCAACACATCAACTAACTAGGAAAATAATGAACAGTACGCATAAAGCCTATCTCATTGGAGGTGGCATTGGCTCTTTATCAGCCGCTGCCTTTATGATCCGCGACGGCGGTGTGAGCGGCAAGCAAATTACGATTTTTGAAGCGATGCCACTCCTTGGCGGCAGTCTCGATGGTGCGGGCAATCCAGAGCATGGCTACACCTTGCGTGGTGGACGTATGCTGACTACTGATAATTATGAATGTACCTGGGATTTGTTCAATAGCATTCCTTCATTGAGCAATCTGGCGCAAAGTGTATTCGATGAAACCGTTGCGTTTAATCTCAAGAACATGCCGCATTCTATGGCGCGTCTGGTGGATAAAAATCGCTTCAAAGTAGATGTCACATCCATGGGTTTTAGTATGCAAGACCGGATGGAGCTGCTAAAACTAAGCGAGGCTGATGAAGCCAGCTTGGGGAATAGCGCCATCACTGATTGGTTATCGCCAACATTTTTTGAAACCAAATTCTGGTTTATGTGGGCGACTACGTTTGCCTTCCAACCCTGGCATAGCGCGGTGGAATTTAAGCGTTATCTGCACCGCTTTATGATGGAGTTTTCTCGCATCGAAACCTTAGCTGGTGTAAAGCGCACTGTGTATAACCAGTTTGATTCACTGGTACGTCCGTTGTTAAGCTGGTTGCAAACTCAGGGCGTGAACTTTGTGACGAACTGCACTGTAACGGATATGGATCTCGTCACGCAAAATGACAAAATCGTCGTCACGGCCTTGCATTGCCATCGCGATGGTAAAGATGAAGTGGTTCCCGTTGTTGATGGCGATATTGTGTTTTTCCAAAATGCGTCCATGACCGATGCCTCTACTTATGGCTCCATGAGCGCCGCCCCGGTAAAGCTGACCAAACACGATAGTAAAGGCTGGCGCTTATGGGAAAAGATCGCCGTAAATCGTCCTGAATTTGGTAATCCTGCCGCCTTCAATTCCAGCATCCCGGAATCGTATTGGGCATCGTTTACGGTCACACTCAAAGACAGTATTTTCTTCGATAAGATGGAACAATTTACTGGTAACCGGGCAGGTACTGGCGGCTTGGTGACGTTTAAAGATTCCAATTGGTTTATGTCGGTAGTGCTTGCACATCAACCGCATTTTGCGGATCAGCCAGAAGGCGTGCAGGTATTTTGGGGTTATGCGCTACACCCAGATCGCGTCGGAAATTTTGTGGCAAAGCCTATGGCAGAATGCAGCGGGGCAGAAATTTTGCAAGAGTTGTGCGGTCATCTCAATTTTGATCAGGCCAGTTTTGCCAATGCCAATTGCATCCCTTGCCGCATGCCGTATATCACCAGCATGTTTATGCCAAGGACAAAAATTGACCGTCCGTTGCCAGTACCAGCGAATTCTAAAAATCTCGCCTTCGTCAGCCAGTTTGTAGAGATCGCTGACGATGTTGTCTTCACCGTGGAATATTCGGTACGGGCGGCACAAATGGCTGTGTATGAACTACTTAAAATCGATAGGGAAGTCCCGTCAATTCATCATCATGACGAGTCCATCAAGGTGAAGTTTGATGCGCTGATTAAGGCATTTAAGTAG
- a CDS encoding LacI family DNA-binding transcriptional regulator yields the protein MTKTPSQMTTVRKPDSASAEQRRLQMADIARLAGVSTSTVSRALSGSSLVNDETKKRIEELARSLNYSINIGAQNLRLKQNKTVAVVVPYDATTRQHLSDPFFLSMLGSLADALTDRGFDMLLSRVDAEQLDSAAQIYDTGRVLGVILIGQWRHHDQLNQLAARRVPIVVWGAQLPQQLYVTVGSDNVSGGFLATEHLIQSGRKHIAFFGDTQLPEMAQRYEGYCNALSRFQLPLDPNLVVQASFVEDGGRLAVEELCSRKIPFDALFACSDLLAMKAINALRDKKYRVSEDVAVVGYDDIELARYFHPPLTTVRQPMAAAGQALVQALLSIVEHDAVSPRLLPTQLISRTSSL from the coding sequence ATGACAAAAACGCCGAGCCAGATGACTACCGTCCGCAAACCAGACTCTGCCAGCGCAGAGCAGCGAAGACTGCAAATGGCCGATATCGCCCGCTTGGCAGGCGTCTCTACTTCTACCGTGTCACGTGCTCTTAGTGGCAGCTCCTTAGTCAATGACGAGACCAAGAAAAGGATAGAAGAGTTAGCACGCTCTTTAAATTATTCCATCAATATCGGCGCACAAAATTTACGCCTTAAACAAAATAAAACGGTAGCAGTCGTGGTGCCTTACGATGCGACAACACGGCAACATTTATCGGACCCTTTTTTCTTAAGTATGTTAGGTAGTCTGGCCGATGCATTGACCGATCGCGGCTTCGATATGTTGCTGTCGCGGGTGGATGCTGAGCAACTGGACTCGGCTGCACAAATTTATGATACCGGCAGAGTGCTTGGCGTAATTTTGATCGGGCAATGGCGTCATCACGATCAGCTTAATCAACTGGCAGCGCGCCGGGTTCCGATTGTGGTCTGGGGCGCACAATTGCCACAACAATTGTATGTGACCGTTGGTAGTGATAACGTTAGTGGCGGTTTTTTAGCGACCGAACATTTAATTCAGTCTGGTAGAAAACACATCGCATTTTTTGGCGATACCCAACTGCCAGAAATGGCGCAGCGTTATGAAGGCTATTGCAACGCGCTGAGCCGTTTTCAGCTCCCCTTAGATCCCAATCTGGTCGTACAAGCCTCATTTGTAGAAGACGGCGGCCGACTCGCAGTAGAAGAGTTGTGCTCCCGTAAAATCCCCTTTGATGCCTTGTTTGCCTGCAGTGATTTGTTAGCGATGAAGGCAATCAATGCACTCAGGGATAAAAAATACCGCGTATCAGAAGATGTCGCCGTAGTCGGTTATGACGATATCGAACTTGCCCGTTATTTTCACCCCCCACTCACCACAGTGCGACAACCAATGGCAGCAGCAGGGCAGGCGCTGGTGCAAGCCTTATTGTCGATTGTCGAACACGATGCAGTTAGCCCGCGACTGTTGCCTACGCAGTTGATTTCTCGTACCAGCAGTTTGTGA